In a single window of the Solea senegalensis isolate Sse05_10M linkage group LG1, IFAPA_SoseM_1, whole genome shotgun sequence genome:
- the zdhhc20b gene encoding palmitoyltransferase ZDHHC20-B isoform X1, producing the protein MAPTHVLRCCQRGLAWIPVIFIALVVCWSYYAYVVELCVFTILSIGEQIVYLIFFHLFFIMFVWSYWKTIFTKPANPSKEFCLPKAEKECYEKEERPESQQEILWRVATSLPLYTRTGAGAIRYCDRCQVIKPDRCHHCSACDMCVLKMDHHCPWVNNCVGFSNYKFFILFLAYSLVYCLFIAATVLQYFIKFWTLCRRKSAENCPKNELPDTHAKFHVLFLFFVAAMFCISILSLFSYHLWLVGKNRSTIEAFRAPVFRTGSDKNGFSLGFRKNIAQVFGDQKKYWLLPVFTSQGDGLTFPTRLVSADPEQATVTLQPEPNKSAADVIVSPLNDSQNRLLSNNQHDNNVRDHLGNNMVKSDESETITVSMESES; encoded by the exons ATGGCGCCCACACACGTACTGAGATGCTGTCAACGGGGCTTAGCATGGATACCTGTGATTTTTATCGCCCTGGTCGTATGCTGGTCGTACTACGCGTACGTGGTGGAGCTTTGTGTCT TCACCATCCTGAGTATAGGAGAGCAGA TTGTCTACCTGATCTTCTTTCACCTCTTTTTCATCATGTTTGTCTGGTCTTACTGGAAGACCATCTTCACTAAGCCTGCCAACCCTTCCAAAGAG TTTTGCTTGCCCAAGGCTGAGAAGGAGTGTTATGAGAAAGAAGAAAGGCCCGAATCTCAGCAGGAGATCCTGTGGAGAGTTGCCACCAGTCTGCCTCTGTATACGCGCACAGGCGCCGGAG CAATTCGTTACTGTGACCGTTGTCAAGTTATCAAGCCAGACAGATGTCATCACTGCTCCGCGTGTGACAT GTGCGTGTTGAAGATGGACCACCATTGTCCTTG GGTCAACAACTGTGTGGGATTCTCCAACTACAagttcttcatcctcttcctggCCTACTCACTGGTGTACTGTTTGTTCATTGCAGCCACCGTGCTTCAGTATTTCATAAAGTTCTGGACA CTTTGTCGGAGGAAATCGGCAGAGAACTGTCCAAAG AACGAGCTGCCAGACACGCACGCCAAATTCCatgtcttgtttcttttttttgtggcgGCCATGTTCTGCATCAGTATTCTGTCCCTCTTCAGCTACCATCTGTGGCTTGTTGGGAAGAACAGGTCCACTATAG aGGCCTTCAGAGCGCCAGTCTTCAGGACAGGCTCTGATAAGAACGGCTTCTCTCTGGGTTTCCGGAAGAACATTGCACAAGTCTTTGGAGACCAGAAGAAGTACTGGCTGCTACCTGTTTTCACCAG CCAAGGAGATGGTCTGACATTCCCCACACGGCTTGTTAGTGCTGATCCAGAGCAGGCCACAGTGACCCTGCAACCAGAGCCCAATAAAAG TGCTGCAGACGTCATAGTGAGTCCACTCAACGACTCACAGAATCGCCTCCTCAGTAACAACCAGCATGACAACAACGTCAGAGACCATCTGGGTAACAACATGGTCAAATCAG ATGAAAGTGAGACCATTACAGTTTCCATGGAGAGCGAGTCCTAA
- the zdhhc20b gene encoding palmitoyltransferase ZDHHC20-B isoform X2 has protein sequence MAPTHVLRCCQRGLAWIPVIFIALVVCWSYYAYVVELCVFTILSIGEQIVYLIFFHLFFIMFVWSYWKTIFTKPANPSKEFCLPKAEKECYEKEERPESQQEILWRVATSLPLYTRTGAGAIRYCDRCQVIKPDRCHHCSACDMCVLKMDHHCPWVNNCVGFSNYKFFILFLAYSLVYCLFIAATVLQYFIKFWTNELPDTHAKFHVLFLFFVAAMFCISILSLFSYHLWLVGKNRSTIEAFRAPVFRTGSDKNGFSLGFRKNIAQVFGDQKKYWLLPVFTSQGDGLTFPTRLVSADPEQATVTLQPEPNKSAADVIVSPLNDSQNRLLSNNQHDNNVRDHLGNNMVKSDESETITVSMESES, from the exons ATGGCGCCCACACACGTACTGAGATGCTGTCAACGGGGCTTAGCATGGATACCTGTGATTTTTATCGCCCTGGTCGTATGCTGGTCGTACTACGCGTACGTGGTGGAGCTTTGTGTCT TCACCATCCTGAGTATAGGAGAGCAGA TTGTCTACCTGATCTTCTTTCACCTCTTTTTCATCATGTTTGTCTGGTCTTACTGGAAGACCATCTTCACTAAGCCTGCCAACCCTTCCAAAGAG TTTTGCTTGCCCAAGGCTGAGAAGGAGTGTTATGAGAAAGAAGAAAGGCCCGAATCTCAGCAGGAGATCCTGTGGAGAGTTGCCACCAGTCTGCCTCTGTATACGCGCACAGGCGCCGGAG CAATTCGTTACTGTGACCGTTGTCAAGTTATCAAGCCAGACAGATGTCATCACTGCTCCGCGTGTGACAT GTGCGTGTTGAAGATGGACCACCATTGTCCTTG GGTCAACAACTGTGTGGGATTCTCCAACTACAagttcttcatcctcttcctggCCTACTCACTGGTGTACTGTTTGTTCATTGCAGCCACCGTGCTTCAGTATTTCATAAAGTTCTGGACA AACGAGCTGCCAGACACGCACGCCAAATTCCatgtcttgtttcttttttttgtggcgGCCATGTTCTGCATCAGTATTCTGTCCCTCTTCAGCTACCATCTGTGGCTTGTTGGGAAGAACAGGTCCACTATAG aGGCCTTCAGAGCGCCAGTCTTCAGGACAGGCTCTGATAAGAACGGCTTCTCTCTGGGTTTCCGGAAGAACATTGCACAAGTCTTTGGAGACCAGAAGAAGTACTGGCTGCTACCTGTTTTCACCAG CCAAGGAGATGGTCTGACATTCCCCACACGGCTTGTTAGTGCTGATCCAGAGCAGGCCACAGTGACCCTGCAACCAGAGCCCAATAAAAG TGCTGCAGACGTCATAGTGAGTCCACTCAACGACTCACAGAATCGCCTCCTCAGTAACAACCAGCATGACAACAACGTCAGAGACCATCTGGGTAACAACATGGTCAAATCAG ATGAAAGTGAGACCATTACAGTTTCCATGGAGAGCGAGTCCTAA
- the LOC122767382 gene encoding E3 ubiquitin-protein ligase MARCHF6-like — protein sequence MDTAEEADICRVCRSEGTPDKPLYHPCVCTGSIKFIHQECLVQWLKHSRKEYCELCKHRFAFTPIYSPDMPSRLPIQDICAGLLTSVGTAIRYWFHYTLVAFAWLGVVPLTACRIYKCLFTGSVSSLLTLPLDMLSTENLLADCLQGCFVVTCTLCAFISLVWLREQIVHGGAPQWLEQHLPPPPNAAGQANEAQAAGQGPADEPPAAQPVPAEPPAQNEAEPEPPDVPPDQGDDPELEEEEGAAAEDADPNNGAQDDMNWNALEWDRAAEELTWERMLGLDGSLVFLEHVFWVVSLNTLFILVFAFCPYHIGHFSVVGLGFEEYVQASHFEGLITTIVGYILLAMTLILCHGLAALVRFQRSRRLLGVCYIVVKVSLLVVVEIGVFPLICGWWLDICSLEMFDASLKDRELSFKSAPGTTMFLHWLVGMVYVFYFASFILLLREVLRPGVLWFLRNLNDPDFNPVQEMIHLPIYRHLRRFILSVVVFGSIVLLMLWLPIRLIKLLLPTFLPYNVMLYSDAPVSELSLELLLLQVVLPALLEQGHTRQWLKGLVRAWTVSAGYLLDLHSYLLGEQDDNDTNQPVNNNNNNPPPGHHNNNNNPAPAVGEGLHAAHQAILQQGGPVGFQPYHRPLRFPFRIVLLIAFMCITLLVASLVCLTLPVFTGRWLMSFWTGNSKIHELYTAACGLYVCWLSIRGITVLLAWMPQGRTVIMHKVQEWTLMILKTLVVALLVAGVIPLLLGLLFELVIVAPLRVPLDQTPLFYPWQDWALGVLHAKIIAAITLMGPQWWLKTVIEQVYANGIRNIDLQFIIRRLAAPVISVLLLSLCVPYVIAGGVVPAVGVTPEMEILMQRRIYPFLLMVVSLIGILSFQIRQFKRLYEHIKNDKYLVGQRLVNYERKVGRASMPPPSNPVAE from the exons ATGGATACTGCCGAAGAAG cGGACATTTGTCGCGTGTGCCGCTCTGAGGGGACCCCAGACAAACCACTGTACCACCCCTGTGTCTGCACTGGCAGTATCAAGTTTATCCACCAGGAATG tttGGTCCAGTGGTTGAAGCACAGCAGGAAGGAGTATTGTGAATTGTGCAAGCACAGATTTGCTTTCACACCAA TCTACTCCCCAGACATGCCCTCACGTCTGCCCATACAGGACATTTGTGCTGGCCTGCTGACCAGTGTGGGCACGGCCATTCGCTACTGGTTCCATTATACACTGGTGGCCTTTGCATGGCTTGGGGTTGTTCCTCTCACTGCAT GTCGCATCTACAAGTGTCTGTTTACTGGCTCTGTGAGCTCACTTTTGACACTGCCATTGGACATGCTGTCTAC AGAGAACCTGCTTGCAGATTGTCTCCAGGGCTGTTTTGTTGTCACTTGCACTTTGTGTGCATTTATCAGTCTGGTGTGGCTCAGAGAACAGATCGTCCATGGCGGCGCTCCCCAATGGTTAGAGCAGCACCTACCACCCCCACCCAATGCTGCTGGACAAGCCAATGAG GCACAAGCTGCAGGTCAGGGACCAGCTGATGAGCCGCCTGCAGCCCAGCCAGTTCCTGCTGAACCTCCAGCCCAGAACGAAGCAGAGCCCGAGCCTCCTGATGTTCCACCGGACCAAGGTGATGAcccagagctggaggaggaggagggagcagctGCTGAAGATGCAGACCCTAACAATGGAGCGCAAG aTGACATGAACTGGAATGCCTTGGAGTgggacagagcagcagaggagctcACCTGGGAAAGG ATGCTTGGCTTGGACGGTTCACTGGTCTTTTTG gagcatgtgttttgggttgtGTCTCTAAACACACTCTTTATCCTGGTCTTTG CATTTTGTCCCTACCACATTGGGCACTTCTCTGTTGTTGGTCTTGGCTTTGAGGAATAT GTTCAAGCCTCTCACTTTGAGGGTTTAATCACAACAATCGTGGGTTACATACTGCTGGCCATGACGCTCATCCTCTGTCAT GGTCTGGCCGCTCTAGTCAGGTTCCAGCGCTCACGTCGCCTCCTGGGAGTCTGCTACATTGTTGTCAAG GTGTCTCTGCTGGTTGTTGTGGAGAttggtgtgtttccactcaTCTGTGGCTGGTGGCTTGACATCTGCTCTTTA GAGATGTTTGATGCTTCTTTGAAGGATAGGGAGTTAAGTTTCAAATCAGCCCCTGGAACCACCATGTTCCTACACTGGCTAGTCGGAATGGTCTATGTCTTCTACTTTGCATCTTTCATCCTCCTACTGAGAGAG GTGCTGAGGCCTGGAGTGCTGTGGTTTCTGAGAAACCTCAATGACCCAGATTTTAACCCGGTGcaggaaatgattcatttacccATATACAGACACCTGCGGCGCTTCATCCTGTCTGTGGTGGTGTTTGGGTCGATTGTGTTACTCATGCTATGGCTGCCCATTAGACTGATTAAATTACTGCTACCCACCTTCCTGCCATACAATGTCATGCTCTACAG TGACGCCCCAGTCAGCGAGCTGTCTTTGGAGCTATTATTACTTCAAGTTGTGTTGCCAGCGCTGCTGGAGCAAGGACACACTCGCCAGTGGCTGAAAGGTCTGGTCAGAGCCTGGACAGTCAGTGCTGGGTATTTACT CGACCTTCACTCCTATCTCCTCGGGGAACAGGATGACAATGATACCAACCAgcctgtcaacaacaacaacaataacccTCCCCCTGGTCaccataacaacaataacaatccTGCTCCAGCTGTTGGCGAGGGACTTCATGCAGCCCATCAGGCTATCCTGCAACAAGGGGGACCAGTAGGTTTCCAGCCCTACCATCGACCCCTTCGCTTCCCATTTAGG ATTGTGTTGCTGATAGCATTCATGTGCATCACTCTGCTGGTGGCCAGTCTGGTGTGTCTGACCCTACCAG tgttcaCCGGCCGCTGGCTGATGTCCTTCTGGACAGGAAACTCCAAAATCCACGAGCTGTACACGGCAGCATGTGGCCTGTATGTCTGCTGGCTGTCTATCCGTGGAATCACAGTGCTGTTGGCCTGGATGCCCCAGGGACGCACAGTCATCATGCACAAAGTCCAGGAGTGGACACTCATG ATCCTGAAGACACTGGTTGTAGCTCTGCTGGTTGCTGGAGTCATCCCGCTTTTGCTGGGTTTGCTGTTTGAATTAGTTATTGTGGCTCCGCTTAGGGTACCTCTGGACCAAACACCTCTCTTCTACCCCTGGCAG GACTGGGCTCTTGGAGTTCTCCATGCCAAAATCATTGCTGCCATCACTCTCATGGGCCCTCAATGGTGGCTGAAGACTGTTATTGAGCAG GTTTATGCAAATGGAATTCGCAACATTGATCTGCAGTTCATTATCCGTAGACTGGCAGCCCCAGTCATCTCAGTCCTGCTGCTGTCCTTGTGTGTGCCATATGTAATTGCTGGTGGTGTGGTGCCAGCTGTTG GCGTGACCCCAGAGATGGAGATTCTAATGCAGAGGAGAATCTACCCATTTCTGCTGATGGTGGTCTCGCTCATTGGTATCCTGTCCTTCCAGATCCGACAGTTTAAACGCCTTTATGAGCACATCAAAAATGACAA GTACCTGGTTGGCCAGAGGCTTGTCAACTACGAACGGAAAGTTGGAAGAGCAAGCATGCCTCCACCCTCCAATCCTGTCGCAGAGTAG
- the cmbl gene encoding carboxymethylenebutenolidase homolog, which translates to MANEAKPCPCDIGDRMDYGGLGQEVQIEHIKAYLVKPSTESDKAVIVIQDIYGWQLPNTRYMADMLAANGYIAVCPDFFDGKEPWSSSHDWSKFQEWLEEKKPTNITKEVDVVLRFLKEQCRANHIGAVGFCWGGIATHYLALQYPEVKAAVSVYGIIREKEDSYELKSPTLFIFGEKDVIIPLDQVSALEAKLKEKCTVDYQVKIFPGQTHGFVHRKREDINPTDKPSIQLARTDMLNWLSKYM; encoded by the exons ATGGCAAATGAAGCCAAACCGTGTCCCTGTGACATTGGTGATCGTATGGACTATGGAGGACTCGGCCAGGAGGTTCAGATAGAGCACATTAAAGCCTATTTGGTCAAACCATCCACTGAGTCTGACAAGGCTGTGATTGTCATACAAGACATCTATGGATGGCAACTTCCCAACACCCGATACATGGCTGACATGCTGGCTGCCAATGGATACAT TGCCGTGTGTCCAGACTTTTTTGATGGAAAGGAACCATGGAGTTCATCACACGATTGGTCCAAATTCCAGGAGTGGCTTGAGGAGAAAAAGCCAACAAACATTACCaa AGAGGTGGATGTGGTGCTGAGGTTCTTGAAGGAGCAGTGCAGGGCCAATCATATAGGAGCAGTGGGCTTCTGCTGGGGAGGTATTGCCACACATTACCTGGCCCTGCAATATCCAGAGGTCAAAGCTGCAGTGTCAGTCTATG GGATTATCCGTGAGAAAGAAGACAGTTATGAGCTGAAGAGTCCCACACTGTTCATATTTGGAGAAAAAGATGTTATAATCCCACTGGACCAG GTGAGTGCACTTGAAGCCAAACTGAAGGAGAAATGCACAGTGGATTATCAAGTGAAGATCTTTCCTGGTCAGACTCATGGATTTGTTCACCGCAAGAGAGAGGACATCAACCCCACAGACAAACCTAGCATCCAGTTGGCCAGAACAGACATGCTAAACTGGCTCAGCAAGTATATGTAA
- the cct5 gene encoding T-complex protein 1 subunit epsilon, whose amino-acid sequence MSSLGTLAFDEYGRPFIIIKDQDKKTRLTGSDALKSHIMAAKAVASTLKTSLGPNGLDKMMVDKDGEVTVTNDGATILSMMDVDHQIAKLMVELSKSQDDEIGDGTTGVVVLAGALLEQAEQLLDRGIHPIRISDGYDQAARIAIEQLDKIAETFPFDPNNTEPLVRTAMTTLGSKVINRCHRQMAEIAVNAILTVADMERKDVDFELIKMEGKVGGKLEDTQLIKGVIVDKEFSHPQMPKVLKDVKIAILTCPFEPPKPKTKHKLDVTSVEDYKALQKYEKEKFEEMIQQVKSNGANLAICQWGFDDEANHLLLQNELPAVRWVGGPEIELIAIATGGRIVPRFCELTPEKLGTAGVVKEISFGTTKDRMLVIQECKNTRAVTIFIRGGNKMIIEEAKRALHDALCVIRNLVRDNRIVYGGGASEISCSLSVNQAADKCPSLEQYAMRAFADALEVVPMALAENSGLNPIQTMTEIRARQVKENNPFLGIDCLHNNTNDMKQQHVIETLIGKKQQISLATQVVKMILKIDDIRSQGESED is encoded by the exons ATGTCCTCTTTGGGGACACTAGCTTTCGATGAGTATGGGAGGCCTTTTATCATCATTAAAGACCAAGATAAGAAGACACGGCTAACGGGATCTGACGCATTGAAG tcTCACATTATGGCAGCCAAGGCAGTTGCGTCTACGCTTAAGACATCCTTGGGACCAAATG GTCTTGACAAGATGATGGTTGACAAGGATGGAGAAGTCACTGTCACCAATGATGGAGCAACTATTCTCAGCATGATGGATGTGGACCACCAGATTGCTAAACTTATGGTGGAACTGTCAAAGTCCCAGGATGATGAGATTGGTGATGGAACCACTGGAGTTGTTG TGCTGGCTGGGGCTCTCCTGGAGCAGGCAGAGCAATTGCTGGACCGTGGAATCCACCCCATCAGGATCTCTGACGGTTATGACCAGGCTGCACGCATCGCCATCGAGCAGCTGGACAAAATTGCAGAAACCTTCCCCTTTGATCCCAACAACACAGAACCACTCGTTCGGACAGCCATGACAACATTGGGATCCAAAGT TATCAACCGGTGCCACAGACAGATGGCAGAAATCGCAGTAAATGCCATCCTCACTGTCGCTGACATGGAAAGAAAAGATGTTGACTTTGAGCTCATCAAGATGGAGGGCAAGGTGGGAGGCAAGCTGGAGGACACACAGCTCATCAAGGGAGTCATAGTGGACAAGGAGTTCAGCCACCCTCAGATGCCCAAG GTTCTGAAAGATGTTAAAATTGCTATCCTCACCTGCCCGTTTGAGCCTCCTAAGCCAAAGACCAAGCATAAGTTGGATGTGACCTCTGTGGAGGACTATAAAGCACTCCAGAAATATGAAAAGGAGAAGTTTGAGGAGATGATCCAGCAG GTCAAAAGTAATGGGGCCAACTTGGCCATCTGTCAGTGGGGCTTTGATGATGAAGCCAACCACCTTCTGCTGCAGAATGAGCTTCCGGCTGTGCGCTGGGTTGGAGGGCCTGAGATTGAG TTGATTGCCATCGCCACAGGAGGGCGCATCGTGCCGAGGTTCTGTGAGCTGACGCCAGAAAAACTTGGCACAGCTGGTGTGGTGAAAGAGATCTCCTTTGGTACTACAAAGGATCGCATGCTGGTTATCCAGGAATGCAAAAACACCAGGGCAGTAACTATTTTCATCCGTGGAGGCAACAAAATG ATCATTGAAGAGGCCAAGCGTGCTCTCCATGATGCTCTGTGTGTAATTCGCAACCTGGTCAGAGATAATCGCATTGTGTACGGAGGAGGAGCTTCAGAGATTTCATGTTCACTCTCTGTCAACCAGGCTGCAGACAAG TGTCCATCATTGGAGCAGTATGCTATGAGGGCATTTGCTGACGCTCTCGAGGTAGTCCCAATGGCGTTGGCTGAGAACAGTGGGCTAAACCCCATCCAGACCATGACAGAGATCAGAGCCAGACAGGTCAAAGAGAACAACCCCTTCTTAGGCATCGACTGTCTGCACAATAACACCAATG ACATGAAGCAGCAACATGTGATTGAGACCCTGATTGGCAAGAAGCAGCAGATCTCACTGGCTACTCAGGTAGTCAAGATGATTCTTAAAATTGACGACATCCGAAGCCAGGGAGAGAGTGAGGACTAG